TTCACTTCCGCGACACCATGCGGGGCGGCAAGGGCATGAACGAGTGGCGCATGGCGCAGATCCATGCGCAGGAGTCGCCCGCGCGGGTGCGGGAGCTGGAAGCCTGGGGTGCGCTCTTCGACCGCACGGCCGATGGCCGGATCCTGCAGCGCCCGTTTGGCGGGCACAGCTACGCGCGGCTGGTGCACGTGGGGGACCGCACCGGCCTCGAGATGATCCGCACCCTGCAGGACAAGGCCGTGCACTCCGGCGTCAAAGTGTACATGGAGTGCACCGTGATCCGGCTGTTCCGTGATGGCGAGCGCGTTGCCGGCGCGCTGGCGTACTGGCGCGAGAATGGCCGGTTCCTGCTGCTCCGCGCGAAGGCGGTGGTGCTGGCCACGGGCGGCGGCGGCCGGGCGTGGAAAATCAGCAGTAACTCCTGGGAGTACACGGGCGACGGCCACGCCCTGGCGTACGCCGCCGGCGCCGACCTGATCGGCGTGGAGTTCGTGCAGTTCCACCCCACGGGGATGGTGTGGCCGCCCAGTGTGCGGGGCACGCTGGTGACGGAGGCGGTGCGCGGCGAGGGCGGCGTGCTGCTGAACAGCCGCGGGGAGCGCTTCATGTTCCGCTACATCCCGGAAATGTTCCGGAAGGACTACGCCGATGGCGAGGACGAGGCCAACCGCTGGATCGCGGGTGACCGGCAGCGCAACCGCCGGCCGCCCGAGCTGCTGACGCGCGACGTCGTCGCCCGCGCCATCGTGAAGGAGGTCGAAGAGGGCCGGGGCACGCCGCACGGCGGCGTCTTCCTGGACATTGCCAGCCGGCGCAGCGCGGAGGACATCAAGCGGAAGCTGCCCAGCATGTACCACCAGTTCAAGGAGTTGGCCAACGTCGACATCACCGAAACGCCCATGGAGGTAGGGCCGACCACGCACTACATGATGGGCGGCATCAAGGTGGACCCGGAGACGCAGGAGTCCACGGTGCCCGGGCTGTTCGCGGCAGGCGAGGTGGCCGCGGGGCTGCACGGCGCGAACCGGCTGGGCGGCAACTCACTGAGCGACCTGCTCGTGTTCGGGCAGCGCGCGGGTCTGAGCGCTGCCGAGTT
This portion of the Gemmatimonadota bacterium genome encodes:
- a CDS encoding fumarate reductase/succinate dehydrogenase flavoprotein subunit; this translates as MQISERYDHDVLVIGAGGAGLRAAIEARAQGASVGLVCKSLLGKAHTVMAEGGIAAALATVDAADSWEVHFRDTMRGGKGMNEWRMAQIHAQESPARVRELEAWGALFDRTADGRILQRPFGGHSYARLVHVGDRTGLEMIRTLQDKAVHSGVKVYMECTVIRLFRDGERVAGALAYWRENGRFLLLRAKAVVLATGGGGRAWKISSNSWEYTGDGHALAYAAGADLIGVEFVQFHPTGMVWPPSVRGTLVTEAVRGEGGVLLNSRGERFMFRYIPEMFRKDYADGEDEANRWIAGDRQRNRRPPELLTRDVVARAIVKEVEEGRGTPHGGVFLDIASRRSAEDIKRKLPSMYHQFKELANVDITETPMEVGPTTHYMMGGIKVDPETQESTVPGLFAAGEVAAGLHGANRLGGNSLSDLLVFGQRAGLSAAEFARRHADLPRVAESEVQEAIQQAVAPFEREKGENPFVLMEELQELMQQKVGILRTRAGLESALEAIGALRQRLDRARVTGNRDYNPGWHTWIDLHSMLTFSEAVVRGALERRESRGGHAREDFQASDTELGRAHIVIRRLGSQMTTSREPVARPPAELQRLIEQGVSGA